In the genome of Anabaena cylindrica PCC 7122, the window GTGGAACCCAACCTTCATGCACACTGCAACTATGTAATAAACCAGAAAAGGCTTTAATTACCCCTTGTTCACCATTAGATAATTCAACTAGTAATATCCCATACATTTTACCTTCACAGAAATAAAGGTGATCTTGCTGAAGCTGCTGCATTAAACCCTCAGCTATAGCTTCAGCTAAAGCAGTGCGAGGTAGTCTCAGCAGTTCCCCAGTTTGAGGACATTTCCCTTCGTAATAATAACTGGGAGGTGTGGGGATAATTGTGGAATTAGAGTTAATAAAATCTGACAAGGTGTGGATCAATTTCATAGAAACTTTCAGCTTTATTTTCAGACCATAAAAATACCATAAATAAATTATATATAATCCTATAATTCCCATCTATGGCAATTAGTGATTCTGATGAATTGGCAGTTCAATAATAAATTCTGTTCCCTTACCAGATTTAGTAATACATCGCAAATTACCTTTATGCTTTGCAGTCACAATTTGATAGCTGATTGATAAACCAAGTCCTGTTCCTTTACCAACTGCTTTTGTTGTGAAAAAAGGATCAAATATCCGATTACGACTTGCTTCGGGAATTCCCATACCATTATCTGTGATATGAATAGCAATGCGATCTTTTCTGATCATTTTTGTTTGAATATGAATTTGTTTATGCCCATTATTTAGCTCTTGATCATAATGTGGATTGTTATACTCTTCTAATGCATCAATCGCATTACTTAGAATATTCATAAATACCTGATTTAGTTGACCTGCATAACATTGAATTAATGGCAAATTACTATAGTCTTTAATAATTTCAATTTCAGCAGATTCTGGTGTTGCTTTAGTTCTATGCCTGAGGATTAATAGAGTATTATCAATACCTTCATGGATATTTACTTCTTTCATCTCAGATTCGTCTAGTCGAGAGAAATTTCTCAAAGATACAACAATTTCTCGAATTCTTTTAGTTCCTATTTCCAGAGAAGAAATTAATTGAGTAGAATCTTTAAGAATAAAGCATAAATCTATATCATCAATATAGTATTGAATCTCATCAGCCGGCTGAGGATAATATTTTTGATATAAATATATTAATTCAATTAAATTTTGCAAATATTCATGAAATGGTTGAATATTTCCATGTATAAAGTTTATAGGATTATTAATTTCATGAGCTACACCAGCTACTAGCTGTCCTAAACTTGACATTTTCTCAGTTTGAATTAATTGAATTTGAGTTTGCTGGAGTTTTTTTAGTGTTTGCTCAAGTTCTTCAGCTTTTTGTGTTAACTGTATTTGAGATTTTTTTAGCTCAATTTCCGTATTACGTCTATCAATAATTTCATTTTCTAGATCTTGATTGACTTGAAAAAGCTCAGATGTTCTTTCAGTAACTCTAGATTCTAACGACTGATAAAAATTACTTAACTTCAACGTCATTTGATTAAAATCATTTGCTAATTGTTCGATTTCATCATTAGTTTTGATATCCAAATGATAACTCAAGTTTCCTGCACTAATTTTTGCTACTCCAATTTGAAGTTGATGAAGTGAGCGAATAACTGGAATAACAATAATAATAAATTGGGCTAAAAATATCAACAATATACCCAATATACCTGCAAATATAAAATTTGCATTCATCGTCCTAATTGTTCTAACTTTTTTAGCTGCTATCTCATCCTGTTTTTGAGCATTTTGAGAAATTATATTCAAATAAAAATTAATATCTTGTATATATGATTTAATCGCTTGTACATCCTCCTGAGATATTACCAAAGTATTTATATTACCATCAAGCTCATTTACTAAACGGGTCAAAAAATCATGACGACGGCGTACAACTAATAACTCTGATGTTTTGTTCATTAATAGTTCTAATCTATCAAGATCAATTATAAAATTAGACCTGATTTGCTGATATTCCATCATGCTTGTAAGGTTGTGGTCTAAAACTACAAAATCCTTGAGTATTAGAGCTTGGTCTTTGAGAGATTTTTCCAAACTATTAGTAAGAGTAAGTGCCTGTGTAGTTTTTTTATGAGTTTTTTCGGCAGCTATTTCGGCTTGGTATAAATAATATGCACCACTACCTGTTAAACAGATCAACCCAGCAAATATTATTGAAGATCCCAAAAATCGCTGCCAAATTTTCATACTAATTATTGAACTTAAGTTCAATTTGGTAGAGCCATTTATTAGTTGTTTCATCTAATTTTGCTTGCAACTCCCTAATTAGTTCATAGTTCATATCCCCTAGAAAGATATAGCGGTTATCGGTTAAGTGAGATACAAAAACCCCACCTCCAACTTCCTTCCCGCAAGCGATGAGGAAACGCTATATATCCTATGGTTTCTTTACCTGAAACTGCGACAATATCTGCTGAAGCATCAATGCGGGCTTGTTTCAGAGCATAGATTTATTTATGCTTACAATTACCTATTGTCATAAAACAAGAGCATTATCCGGGAAATTATCTACGATATACACTTTTAATCGAAGTAATATCACTAGGGTTTGCTCTCTCGTTACCTGGATGTAAATTCTGGTGGCTTGCCAATCAAGCTTTCTTTTGCTTATTTAGTTCAATATCCATTTAAACCTGTTTATATCAATTATCGGTTAGATCCAATACCAGGAAGGGCGCATTTTCCCCATCTCTACAGGGTTGCTGATGCTTTTGTGGCAAAATTTGATCGCATCTAGTAATAAATTTATATAGACAAAATAGAATTATAAATAATAACTCCGACTTCTAAAAATCAGAGTTATTATTTGTTATATAGCAATTCCCAAGCTCATGAAATACACCCCACCCGCGCTGTCGCGCACCCTCCCCTTACCAAGGGGAGAGTTGGGGAGGGGTAATTTTGTATCTTACTAGAGTGGGAAAGGCTATATTGTTATTATAGATTAATGAGTAGACAAAACTTTACTATCATTAATGTCAGATGTGGGAAGAGCGTGAGGACTCTTAAATGAGAGTTGAGCATTTGCTTGTTGACAAACAACCATTGTTTTGACGTGTTCCATTTCATCATCACGAATGGCCACAAAGACATCATAAAGATTATCGACTTTTGGACGGCGTGTTTCTGGTGAGTTAGCAGTTTGAAACTCATCAAACATATATAAATCACCATCGCGATAGTAGTTAATTGCTACTGCTGGTGCTGGTTGTAATTTCAATTCTGCTTCGTGTTCTGTCAAGAATTTTTGGTAACTGTCATAAGCATGATTCTCTACCAATTCCATGAAATTATAAGCAGAACTAGAAGAGACAATATAGAGCGCAACTATAATCCAGTAATAAATTAGTGCAGTTGTTCTTGCTAATATGCGATCGCCCCAAAATTGCGAACCTCCCAACGATTCCATGATCAACAGGTGATGCAACTCATTCCAGGATTCGGCAAAATGCACCTTCAGCCAATCGGCTTTCCGCCAAAATCCCAGTGTTTCATAGAGGTGCAGAACTGAGAGATAGGAAAAATAAGGGACTCGTGCAACGGTTTCCAGGACATAGAAGCGAGGATAAGGGCGATCGCGATAAACCGTATTAATAACAAAAACAAGTATCCCCACAAGCAACTTAATCATTGTTAATCTCCATTAAATATCAATTTATGAGGTATTGCTCGAATTTTCAGCTTCTTTTTAA includes:
- a CDS encoding sensor histidine kinase — translated: MKIWQRFLGSSIIFAGLICLTGSGAYYLYQAEIAAEKTHKKTTQALTLTNSLEKSLKDQALILKDFVVLDHNLTSMMEYQQIRSNFIIDLDRLELLMNKTSELLVVRRRHDFLTRLVNELDGNINTLVISQEDVQAIKSYIQDINFYLNIISQNAQKQDEIAAKKVRTIRTMNANFIFAGILGILLIFLAQFIIIVIPVIRSLHQLQIGVAKISAGNLSYHLDIKTNDEIEQLANDFNQMTLKLSNFYQSLESRVTERTSELFQVNQDLENEIIDRRNTEIELKKSQIQLTQKAEELEQTLKKLQQTQIQLIQTEKMSSLGQLVAGVAHEINNPINFIHGNIQPFHEYLQNLIELIYLYQKYYPQPADEIQYYIDDIDLCFILKDSTQLISSLEIGTKRIREIVVSLRNFSRLDESEMKEVNIHEGIDNTLLILRHRTKATPESAEIEIIKDYSNLPLIQCYAGQLNQVFMNILSNAIDALEEYNNPHYDQELNNGHKQIHIQTKMIRKDRIAIHITDNGMGIPEASRNRIFDPFFTTKAVGKGTGLGLSISYQIVTAKHKGNLRCITKSGKGTEFIIELPIHQNH
- a CDS encoding alternative oxidase; this translates as MIKLLVGILVFVINTVYRDRPYPRFYVLETVARVPYFSYLSVLHLYETLGFWRKADWLKVHFAESWNELHHLLIMESLGGSQFWGDRILARTTALIYYWIIVALYIVSSSSAYNFMELVENHAYDSYQKFLTEHEAELKLQPAPAVAINYYRDGDLYMFDEFQTANSPETRRPKVDNLYDVFVAIRDDEMEHVKTMVVCQQANAQLSFKSPHALPTSDINDSKVLSTH